In Posidoniimonas corsicana, a single genomic region encodes these proteins:
- a CDS encoding cbb3-type cytochrome c oxidase subunit 3: MILAASPALLSVTSVIGMLIFLTVFLGVVFWVATRSRRQVNDWSRLPLDDK; this comes from the coding sequence ATGATCCTTGCCGCATCACCCGCACTGCTCAGCGTAACCTCCGTGATCGGGATGCTGATCTTCCTGACCGTGTTCCTGGGCGTCGTGTTCTGGGTCGCGACCCGCAGCCGCCGCCAGGTCAACGACTGGTCGCGGCTCCCCCTCGACGACAAGTAG
- a CDS encoding cbb3-type cytochrome c oxidase N-terminal domain-containing protein: MSYQPNDDSETDKLSGHMYDGIQEYDNPTPGWWNWLFVASIAFAPFYLLVFHSPYQENTLAAQYDRAYADNLRLQFGEIGTLEPDADTIIQYMDDPKWIAVGQITFKTHCVTCHGKEGEGISGPNLTDNSYLHVKQIEDIAKVVQEGAKAGAMPAWGNRLHPNEVVLVASYVASLRGTNTAGGKAPEGNEIPPWPKQ; the protein is encoded by the coding sequence ATGTCCTACCAACCCAATGACGACTCGGAGACCGACAAACTCTCCGGGCACATGTACGACGGCATCCAGGAGTACGACAACCCAACACCCGGCTGGTGGAACTGGTTGTTCGTCGCGTCGATCGCCTTCGCGCCGTTCTACCTGCTGGTGTTCCATTCGCCGTACCAAGAAAACACCCTCGCCGCGCAGTACGATCGCGCCTACGCCGACAACCTGCGTCTGCAGTTCGGCGAGATCGGCACCCTGGAGCCGGACGCCGACACCATCATCCAGTACATGGACGACCCCAAGTGGATCGCCGTCGGGCAGATCACGTTCAAGACGCACTGCGTCACCTGCCACGGCAAGGAGGGTGAGGGCATCTCCGGACCCAACCTGACGGACAACTCCTACCTGCACGTGAAGCAGATCGAGGACATCGCGAAGGTGGTGCAGGAGGGTGCCAAGGCGGGCGCCATGCCGGCCTGGGGCAACCGGCTGCACCCCAATGAGGTTGTGCTGGTGGCGTCCTACGTGGCGTCGCTCCGTGGGACGAACACCGCAGGCGGTAAAGCGCCTGAAGGGAACGAGATTCCTCCCTGGCCCAAGCAGTAG
- the ccoG gene encoding cytochrome c oxidase accessory protein CcoG has translation MTNQLPVLEPEDRVLSTLESDGSRRWLYPRLAKGRFWAWRRVVAYALIALYALLPFIAIGGKPAILLDLPNREFTFFGFTFLPTDTVLLAVFVVMLFLGIFFVTAIAGRVWCGWACPQTVYLEFVFRPIERFFSGRAGKGGAPDRKVAGPWRALMYLAYFLVCLHLANVFLAYFVGAEQLHRWIWSSSPWKHPGPFALVAFITALMMFDFCYWREQLCIIGCPYGRFQSVMLDRSSAIIGYDERRGEPRGRGRDRAAAGLGDCVDCSMCVAVCPTGIDIRDGLQLECVGCAQCIDACDAVMQKVGLPQGLIRYSSQSALAGRPIRVLRPRVVAYAAIIFLLAGAFVTMIATKSPFDVDTLRNVGRPYRTTESGLNENTFRLILENRTHDPHTYSIAVEDPASVEIAGGPLRLSLEPRERITEPLRLLTSPSAFRRGELAVTILVTDDGGNRQTHRMRLIGDVAPPTAADEGESP, from the coding sequence ATGACCAATCAGCTGCCCGTTTTGGAACCCGAAGACCGCGTGCTGTCGACGCTAGAGAGCGACGGCAGCCGTCGCTGGCTGTACCCGCGTCTGGCGAAGGGGCGGTTCTGGGCGTGGCGGCGCGTCGTCGCGTACGCGCTCATCGCGCTGTACGCGTTGCTGCCGTTCATAGCGATCGGCGGCAAGCCCGCCATCCTGCTCGACCTGCCCAACCGGGAGTTCACCTTCTTCGGGTTCACGTTCCTCCCGACCGACACGGTGTTGCTGGCGGTGTTCGTGGTCATGCTGTTCCTGGGGATCTTCTTCGTCACGGCGATAGCCGGCCGGGTCTGGTGCGGGTGGGCCTGTCCGCAGACGGTCTACTTGGAGTTCGTCTTCCGCCCGATCGAACGCTTCTTCTCCGGCCGGGCGGGCAAGGGCGGCGCGCCAGACAGGAAGGTTGCTGGCCCCTGGCGGGCGCTGATGTACCTGGCGTACTTCCTGGTTTGCCTGCACCTGGCGAACGTCTTCCTGGCGTACTTTGTCGGCGCCGAGCAGCTCCACCGCTGGATCTGGAGCAGCTCGCCGTGGAAGCACCCTGGGCCGTTCGCACTAGTCGCGTTCATCACCGCGCTGATGATGTTCGACTTCTGCTACTGGCGCGAGCAGCTCTGCATCATCGGCTGCCCCTACGGGCGTTTCCAGTCGGTGATGCTGGACCGCTCGTCGGCCATCATCGGGTACGACGAGCGTCGCGGCGAGCCGCGCGGCCGGGGACGCGACCGCGCAGCGGCGGGCCTGGGCGACTGTGTCGACTGCAGCATGTGCGTGGCGGTGTGCCCCACCGGGATCGACATCCGCGACGGCCTGCAGCTGGAGTGTGTTGGCTGCGCGCAGTGCATCGACGCCTGCGACGCCGTGATGCAGAAGGTGGGGCTGCCGCAGGGGCTGATCCGCTACAGCTCCCAGTCGGCGCTCGCCGGCCGGCCCATCAGGGTGCTCCGCCCGCGGGTGGTGGCTTACGCGGCGATCATCTTCCTGCTGGCGGGCGCCTTCGTGACGATGATCGCCACCAAGAGCCCGTTCGACGTCGACACGCTCCGCAACGTCGGCCGGCCCTACCGCACCACCGAGTCGGGGCTCAACGAGAACACCTTCCGTCTGATACTCGAGAACCGCACCCACGATCCCCACACCTACAGCATCGCGGTGGAGGACCCTGCTTCCGTAGAGATCGCGGGCGGCCCCCTGCGGCTGAGCCTCGAGCCGCGGGAACGAATCACCGAGCCGCTCCGGTTGTTAACCTCACCCTCGGCGTTTCGGCGTGGGGAACTGGCGGTCACGATCCTAGTCACCGATGACGGCGGCAACCGACAGACCCATAGGATGCGTCTGATTGGCGATGTGGCGCCGCCAACGGCCGCCGACGAAGGAGAATCACCTTGA
- a CDS encoding sulfite exporter TauE/SafE family protein has product MITLAAAVLFASLLGSLHCAGMCGPFVAFAVNDPAGAPQTRLQLAYHLGRLTTYMLLGAAAGAAGALVDLTSTLAGLQPLAMAAAGGLMMVFGGLELARVAGLRMGHARPPQAMVRAVQAGQRVAFTMPPVRRALTIGLLTTLLPCGWLYAFAITAAGTGRPLAGAAVMAVFWAGTLPVLITLGMGVQAAMGALGKRMPAVCAIALIGVGMYTLAGRAGLDPATLANAAAPAGANQTLAPNPHELPPCCRPAVTPEELP; this is encoded by the coding sequence ATGATCACGCTCGCCGCCGCCGTTCTGTTCGCCAGCCTGCTGGGGTCGCTCCACTGCGCCGGCATGTGCGGGCCGTTTGTCGCCTTCGCAGTCAACGACCCCGCTGGCGCGCCGCAGACCCGATTGCAACTGGCCTACCACCTCGGCCGGCTGACCACCTACATGCTGCTGGGCGCCGCCGCGGGGGCGGCGGGCGCCCTGGTCGACCTGACCTCGACGCTGGCCGGCCTTCAGCCGCTCGCGATGGCCGCGGCGGGCGGCCTGATGATGGTGTTCGGAGGGCTGGAGCTGGCCCGCGTCGCGGGGCTGAGGATGGGGCATGCGCGGCCACCGCAAGCGATGGTCAGGGCCGTGCAGGCCGGGCAACGTGTCGCGTTCACGATGCCCCCGGTCCGGCGGGCGTTGACGATCGGGCTGCTCACCACGCTCCTGCCGTGCGGTTGGCTGTACGCGTTCGCGATCACCGCGGCGGGCACGGGGCGGCCCCTCGCCGGGGCGGCGGTCATGGCGGTGTTCTGGGCCGGCACGCTGCCCGTTCTGATCACGTTGGGCATGGGCGTTCAAGCGGCGATGGGGGCGCTCGGAAAGCGGATGCCGGCGGTTTGTGCGATCGCGCTGATTGGGGTCGGCATGTACACGCTCGCCGGCCGCGCCGGGCTCGACCCGGCCACGCTGGCCAACGCAGCGGCGCCCGCCGGCGCCAACCAAACGCTTGCCCCGAACCCCCATGAGCTTCCCCCTTGCTGCCGTCCAGCGGTGACTCCAGAGGAGCTGCCATGA